One genomic window of Pseudomonadales bacterium includes the following:
- the rpmF gene encoding 50S ribosomal protein L32, with amino-acid sequence MAVQKDKKTRSRRGMRRSHDALSGPTLSVDSVSGEKHHRHHVSADGFYRGKKVVETSND; translated from the coding sequence ATGGCTGTACAAAAGGATAAGAAAACCCGTTCAAGACGTGGTATGCGTCGCTCTCATGATGCCCTGAGCGGACCTACGCTTTCAGTGGATTCTGTCAGTGGTGAAAAGCATCACCGCCACCATGTTTCTGCCGACGGCTTTTACCGTGGCAAGAAAGTTGTAGAAACAAGCAACGACTGA
- the plsX gene encoding phosphate acyltransferase PlsX has translation MADTHCLAIDAMGGDFGPRVTVPATFDVLRAQPQLKVVLLGDEKQIFHQLPTDYDSFRQRAFIRHCDQIVTMDEQPSKAVRHKRNSSMWQAIALVSKGEATAAISAGNTGALMALSLLQLGTLPGIDRPAICTKIPTSNGYTYLLDMGANLTCTPLQLYQFALMANQVAQSAGGIACPRIGLLNIGVEVGKGHSEIHQAADLLEENPLINYIGYVEGDRLFSGNADIVVCDGFSGNILLKTAEGAVTLFSNDLKKVLGKSISGRIAGFLARSSLRELRRKLSPSIYNGASLLGLQGVVVKSHGGADRSSFGYAIEAARQGASLNIPSLIGTTLVNA, from the coding sequence TTGGCTGACACTCACTGTCTTGCCATAGATGCCATGGGCGGGGATTTCGGTCCCCGCGTTACGGTACCCGCAACTTTTGATGTTCTTCGTGCACAACCTCAACTGAAGGTTGTGCTGCTGGGTGATGAAAAGCAGATTTTTCACCAGCTGCCCACAGATTATGATAGCTTCCGTCAACGGGCTTTTATCCGGCACTGCGACCAAATTGTGACAATGGATGAACAACCCTCCAAAGCTGTACGACATAAACGCAATTCTTCAATGTGGCAGGCTATTGCTCTGGTGTCCAAAGGGGAAGCAACGGCAGCTATCAGCGCAGGCAATACAGGCGCATTAATGGCTCTCTCATTGCTGCAATTAGGTACGCTGCCTGGCATTGATCGCCCAGCCATATGTACGAAGATTCCAACGTCTAACGGTTATACCTATTTGCTGGATATGGGCGCCAACCTCACATGTACACCCTTGCAGCTTTATCAGTTCGCTTTGATGGCGAATCAGGTAGCACAATCTGCTGGCGGCATTGCCTGCCCCAGAATTGGCCTTTTGAATATAGGTGTCGAGGTTGGTAAGGGGCATTCCGAAATCCATCAGGCTGCCGATCTGCTCGAAGAGAATCCTCTGATCAATTACATTGGCTATGTTGAGGGCGACAGATTGTTTAGTGGAAACGCCGATATTGTGGTTTGCGACGGTTTTAGTGGGAATATCCTGTTGAAAACGGCAGAAGGCGCCGTAACATTGTTTTCCAATGATCTGAAAAAAGTGCTTGGAAAGTCGATTTCCGGTCGTATAGCCGGATTTCTTGCCAGATCTTCACTCAGGGAATTGCGCAGGAAGCTTTCACCGTCGATCTATAACGGTGCAAGCCTATTGGGTCTGCAGGGGGTTGTTGTGAAGAGTCATGGTGGCGCAGATCGCTCCAGCTTCGGTTATGCTATCGAGGCTGCGCGGCAAGGGGCATCATTGAATATCCCTAGTTTAATTGGAACAACGTTGGTTAATGCCTAG
- the fabD gene encoding ACP S-malonyltransferase, with translation MRKNNLAFVFPGQGSQQIGMLADLSEEYVLIMETFAEASEVLGYDLWNLVQNGTQEDITLTERTQPLLLTASVAAWRIWQSRSGLAPALLAGHSLGEWSALVCAEVVSFADAVGLVRNRGAYMQEAVPRGEGAMAAIIGLDDDLIRSACKASAAGEVVSAVNFNSPGQVVIAGNAAAVERAIAACQEAGAKRALPLPVSAPFHTSLMQPAADRLAAEIMATPFSPPKTLIVHNVHAKTESDPEKIKQLMIDQICSPVLWVDCVNTLTAEGVDTVVECGAGKVLGGLCKRVDKSLNTYATGDIASLNKALAEIN, from the coding sequence ATGCGAAAAAATAATCTCGCCTTTGTTTTTCCAGGTCAGGGTTCTCAACAAATTGGCATGTTGGCCGACCTGTCTGAAGAGTATGTATTGATTATGGAAACTTTTGCCGAAGCTTCGGAGGTGTTGGGCTATGACCTTTGGAACCTGGTACAAAACGGCACCCAGGAAGACATTACTCTTACTGAACGTACCCAGCCGCTGCTGCTGACCGCCAGTGTTGCGGCCTGGAGGATCTGGCAAAGTCGCAGTGGTCTTGCTCCTGCTTTGTTGGCAGGTCACAGTCTTGGGGAGTGGTCAGCGCTGGTTTGTGCGGAAGTTGTCAGCTTTGCCGACGCCGTTGGCCTAGTGCGTAACCGAGGTGCCTATATGCAGGAAGCCGTGCCACGGGGAGAGGGGGCCATGGCCGCGATCATTGGCCTTGACGATGATCTTATTCGATCTGCCTGTAAAGCTTCTGCTGCTGGAGAAGTGGTCTCGGCAGTGAATTTCAACTCCCCCGGACAAGTGGTTATTGCTGGTAATGCGGCCGCCGTTGAACGTGCTATTGCAGCCTGTCAGGAAGCGGGTGCAAAGCGTGCTCTGCCGTTGCCTGTAAGCGCACCATTCCACACCAGTTTGATGCAGCCCGCTGCAGATCGGTTAGCTGCAGAAATCATGGCGACGCCATTCAGTCCGCCCAAAACTCTGATCGTGCACAATGTCCATGCCAAAACAGAGTCGGACCCAGAAAAAATCAAGCAGTTGATGATTGACCAGATATGCAGCCCCGTGTTGTGGGTGGATTGCGTGAATACATTAACGGCTGAAGGGGTCGATACTGTTGTCGAATGCGGTGCAGGCAAGGTTTTGGGCGGCTTGTGTAAACGTGTAGACAAATCATTAAATACTTATGCAACGGGTGATATTGCTAGCCTGAATAAAGCTCTGGCTGAAATAAACTAA
- the fabG gene encoding 3-oxoacyl-ACP reductase FabG — protein MALTDKVALVTGASRGIGAAIADLLGTEGATVIGTATSEEGAAKITARLKEKGIKGKGMALNVADPESIASVVAAINEEYGAPAILVNNAGITKDNLLMRMKDDEWFDVIDTNLNAIYRLSKACLRGMSKARWGRIINIGSVVGAMGNPGQTNYCATKAGVGGFTRSLAKEVGSRGITVNAVAPGFIETDMTKVLPEATVAQMLTQVPLDRLGQPEEIAAVVNFLAGDTGGYITGETIHVNGGMYMA, from the coding sequence ATGGCATTAACGGATAAAGTCGCGCTGGTGACTGGCGCGAGCCGGGGTATCGGTGCTGCTATTGCAGATTTGCTGGGTACTGAGGGTGCTACTGTAATAGGTACCGCGACATCTGAAGAGGGTGCGGCAAAAATTACTGCCCGCCTTAAGGAGAAAGGGATAAAAGGGAAAGGTATGGCACTTAATGTTGCCGACCCTGAGTCGATTGCCTCAGTGGTAGCCGCCATTAATGAAGAATATGGTGCGCCAGCCATTCTGGTAAATAATGCCGGTATCACTAAAGATAATCTGTTGATGCGCATGAAAGATGACGAATGGTTTGATGTGATTGATACCAACCTGAATGCAATTTATCGACTCAGCAAGGCCTGTCTGCGGGGAATGAGCAAAGCTCGCTGGGGACGTATTATCAATATTGGTTCTGTGGTTGGGGCAATGGGGAACCCGGGGCAAACCAACTATTGCGCCACAAAAGCGGGTGTTGGTGGGTTTACCCGCTCTCTGGCGAAGGAAGTGGGATCTCGGGGAATTACAGTTAATGCTGTAGCGCCAGGCTTTATTGAAACCGATATGACAAAAGTGTTGCCGGAAGCAACGGTTGCACAGATGTTGACACAGGTACCACTTGATAGATTGGGCCAGCCAGAGGAAATTGCGGCGGTAGTGAATTTTCTGGCGGGTGACACAGGAGGCTATATTACGGGAGAAACTATTCATGTGAATGGTGGCATGTATATGGCTTAA
- the acpP gene encoding acyl carrier protein, translating to MSSIEERVAKMVAEQLGVKEEEVKSESSFVEDLGADSLDTVELIMALEEEFDTEIPDEEAEKIATVQDAVNYINANCS from the coding sequence ATGAGCAGCATTGAAGAACGTGTAGCTAAAATGGTTGCGGAACAATTGGGTGTTAAAGAGGAAGAGGTTAAGTCTGAGTCTTCTTTTGTAGAAGATCTGGGTGCAGACTCACTTGATACCGTTGAATTGATTATGGCTTTGGAAGAGGAATTCGACACCGAAATTCCTGATGAAGAAGCTGAAAAAATCGCAACTGTTCAGGATGCGGTTAACTACATAAACGCCAACTGCAGCTGA
- the pabC gene encoding aminodeoxychorismate lyase, whose translation MKNFPEGQCSTSFLNGKSSAEVSAFSRGLYYGHGVFETVRIANGEAPLWDLHIKRLIKGSERLGLAVADRKLLEQYRDQCLSLSPAHCVLKIVVMAGSGGRGYAAPPELSTDHLFQSFELPGSSSSGQTGITLWVCQQRLAHAPVLAGMKHLNRLEQILARSEQPVDRYPEGLMLDQGNNVVEAISSNIFCLNNGKWLTPGLGDCGVAGVMREYLISTNPVEEARICLSDLPSMEEVFICNSVKGIQPVVAVENIARWGVGPQTLLWQRQLAREIPCFGH comes from the coding sequence ATGAAAAATTTCCCCGAAGGGCAGTGTAGTACCAGCTTTTTAAATGGAAAGTCTAGCGCTGAAGTCAGTGCTTTTAGTCGGGGGCTTTATTATGGTCATGGCGTGTTTGAGACCGTGCGAATTGCAAATGGCGAGGCTCCTCTTTGGGACTTGCACATCAAGCGCCTGATAAAAGGGTCTGAAAGACTGGGACTCGCTGTTGCCGATAGGAAGTTGCTTGAACAATACCGTGATCAGTGTTTGTCTCTATCACCAGCGCATTGTGTTCTGAAAATAGTTGTTATGGCTGGGTCCGGCGGGCGCGGGTATGCGGCTCCACCAGAGCTGTCAACGGATCATCTCTTCCAGAGCTTTGAGTTACCGGGTAGTTCATCGAGTGGGCAGACGGGTATCACGCTCTGGGTTTGTCAGCAGCGCTTGGCACATGCCCCGGTCTTGGCTGGCATGAAGCACCTGAATCGTCTTGAACAGATATTGGCTCGCTCAGAACAGCCGGTTGATCGATACCCGGAGGGTTTAATGCTCGATCAGGGGAATAACGTTGTGGAGGCGATATCAAGCAATATTTTTTGCCTGAACAATGGGAAATGGCTAACTCCTGGATTGGGAGATTGTGGTGTAGCGGGTGTCATGAGGGAATACCTTATTAGTACGAATCCGGTAGAGGAGGCCAGGATCTGTCTGTCTGATTTACCTTCAATGGAAGAAGTTTTTATCTGTAATTCAGTAAAGGGGATTCAGCCAGTAGTGGCCGTTGAAAATATTGCCCGTTGGGGTGTTGGTCCTCAAACCCTTTTATGGCAAAGGCAGTTGGCTAGGGAGATACCATGCTTCGGGCATTGA
- the mltG gene encoding endolytic transglycosylase MltG, whose translation MLRALKRSLASVLLVGLVVFSGYFVLVQKCLNQVLQIPEAGMVLHIDEGSNLSRLSASLEQQGIIYGRRLLLLHARINELNTIHAGEYRLEPGETLAQLIEKLAGGDVIYYQITFPEGLTLKQWLKIIEQHPQFSGHPDMQSADSSRYLNQQVEQLKATYSLTSVEGWLLPETYRFSGADTVFGILSRAHENMREVLENEWEQRPVGLPYENPYEALIMASIVEKETGKASERQQIAGVFVRRMEKGMKLQTDPTVIYGLGSSYNGNLTRRDLRSKTAYNTYMIKGLPPTPIAMPGRAAIHAALNPDDSDTLFFVAKGDGSHEFSTSLEDHVQAVRQYQLQRRSDYRSSPNE comes from the coding sequence ATGCTTCGGGCATTGAAGCGGAGTTTGGCCAGTGTTTTACTGGTTGGGCTTGTTGTATTTTCCGGGTATTTTGTGCTGGTACAAAAATGCCTCAATCAGGTGTTGCAAATACCCGAAGCAGGGATGGTTCTGCATATTGATGAAGGCAGCAATTTAAGCCGCCTGTCGGCCAGTCTGGAACAGCAAGGCATTATATATGGGCGACGTTTATTACTCCTGCATGCCCGCATTAATGAACTGAATACTATTCATGCGGGTGAGTATCGGTTGGAACCGGGGGAAACGCTGGCTCAGTTAATAGAAAAGCTGGCTGGTGGTGACGTAATTTACTACCAGATTACCTTTCCTGAAGGATTAACACTGAAGCAATGGTTGAAAATTATTGAGCAGCACCCGCAGTTCTCGGGTCACCCTGATATGCAGTCCGCAGACAGCAGCCGGTATCTGAATCAGCAAGTAGAGCAATTGAAAGCCACTTATTCATTGACCAGTGTCGAGGGTTGGCTGTTGCCAGAAACTTACCGCTTTAGCGGGGCGGATACCGTTTTCGGGATACTTTCCAGAGCGCATGAAAATATGCGTGAGGTACTTGAAAATGAGTGGGAGCAGCGACCTGTTGGTTTACCTTACGAGAATCCGTATGAAGCATTGATTATGGCTTCTATCGTGGAAAAGGAAACGGGTAAAGCTAGTGAACGTCAACAAATAGCAGGTGTCTTCGTCAGACGCATGGAAAAGGGCATGAAGCTGCAAACAGATCCGACAGTTATTTATGGGTTGGGCAGCAGCTACAATGGCAACCTTACTCGGAGAGACCTGCGATCAAAAACTGCATACAATACCTATATGATCAAAGGATTACCCCCAACGCCGATTGCCATGCCTGGGCGTGCCGCGATTCACGCAGCACTTAATCCTGATGACAGCGATACCCTCTTTTTTGTGGCAAAAGGTGATGGCAGCCACGAGTTTTCGACAAGCCTGGAAGACCATGTTCAGGCCGTCAGGCAATACCAGTTACAACGACGGTCAGATTATCGCTCCTCACCTAACGAATAG
- a CDS encoding dTMP kinase: MTPERGKFITIEGTEGVGKTTNVAFICQWLEQNNIDFVATREPGGTPFAESIRELLLSNRDEEVDENSELLLMFAARAQHIARLIEPALASGKWVLCDRFTDATYAYQGGGRGIELNKIAQLENLVQGDLRPDLTLILDIPVVQGLARASARSEPDRFEQEQQMFFENVRDMYLSLALQTPERYRVIDASQSLAEVSDAIARVLNDFLAVQLSEERQATDTGFSP; encoded by the coding sequence ATGACACCAGAACGCGGCAAATTTATTACTATTGAGGGTACTGAAGGCGTTGGCAAGACGACTAATGTCGCTTTTATCTGTCAGTGGCTGGAGCAAAACAATATCGATTTTGTTGCTACGAGAGAACCTGGCGGAACACCTTTTGCCGAATCTATTCGCGAGCTGTTATTGTCGAACAGGGATGAAGAGGTTGATGAAAACAGCGAGCTGTTATTAATGTTCGCTGCCAGAGCGCAACATATTGCCCGACTGATCGAGCCTGCATTGGCATCTGGCAAGTGGGTGTTATGTGATCGATTTACCGATGCTACCTATGCATATCAAGGCGGGGGCAGAGGGATCGAATTGAACAAAATTGCACAACTTGAGAACCTGGTACAGGGTGATCTAAGGCCCGACCTGACGCTGATTCTGGATATCCCTGTCGTGCAGGGGCTGGCCAGAGCCAGTGCTCGCAGTGAACCAGACAGATTTGAACAGGAACAGCAGATGTTCTTTGAGAATGTTCGGGATATGTACCTGTCGCTGGCGCTGCAGACCCCGGAACGGTATCGCGTCATTGACGCATCACAATCGCTGGCGGAAGTTTCAGACGCCATTGCCAGAGTGTTGAATGATTTTTTAGCGGTACAACTGTCTGAGGAAAGGCAGGCAACCGACACGGGCTTCTCACCATGA
- a CDS encoding DNA polymerase III subunit delta', producing the protein MTGKVLPVLPYSWQQSQWQQLQKLIENERLPHALLLSGCSDIGKLRFARALAQQLLCEAPIHAGACGRCKQCALVMAGSHPDLIRLEPEGAGNAIKIAQIRTVGNFMAKTAQQGGWKVVLIEPAEAMNVSSANALLKNLEEPGDKTLLILVSHQLGRIPATVRSRCRILKFPLPSQDFVTSWLRQVVGDAEDISQLLQVSGGRPLKALRLVESDALTKRKEFESLLNDVASGTLSPIKAADWCRAEDSIETVEWLQFNVAERVRQKPATREGRLLFRFLDKLNVAKQRLQSSANPNPQLLWEELLLDWQALFAASR; encoded by the coding sequence ATGACAGGCAAGGTGTTACCGGTTTTACCCTACAGCTGGCAGCAATCGCAATGGCAGCAGCTGCAGAAACTGATCGAGAATGAAAGATTGCCTCACGCCTTGCTATTGTCAGGCTGCAGCGATATCGGCAAATTGCGATTCGCCAGAGCTCTAGCGCAACAACTTTTGTGTGAAGCTCCCATTCACGCCGGGGCATGTGGCCGCTGTAAACAGTGCGCGCTGGTGATGGCCGGCAGCCATCCGGATTTGATCCGCCTGGAACCCGAAGGTGCGGGCAACGCCATAAAAATCGCTCAAATACGTACTGTGGGCAACTTTATGGCAAAAACCGCCCAGCAGGGAGGCTGGAAAGTGGTTTTAATTGAGCCTGCTGAGGCTATGAACGTCAGTTCGGCAAATGCCCTGCTGAAAAACCTTGAAGAGCCGGGAGACAAAACATTGTTAATTCTGGTCTCTCACCAGTTGGGAAGAATTCCGGCAACGGTTCGCAGCCGTTGTCGCATACTGAAGTTTCCACTGCCGTCGCAGGATTTTGTTACTTCCTGGTTGCGTCAGGTAGTAGGAGATGCGGAAGATATAAGCCAGTTGCTTCAGGTATCAGGGGGTAGACCCCTGAAAGCGTTGAGGTTGGTTGAAAGTGATGCTCTGACTAAGCGCAAGGAGTTTGAATCACTGCTGAATGATGTTGCCAGTGGTACACTGTCACCGATCAAAGCCGCTGATTGGTGCCGGGCGGAAGATTCGATTGAGACAGTTGAATGGTTGCAATTCAATGTTGCTGAACGTGTTCGGCAGAAGCCAGCTACCCGGGAAGGGCGTCTGCTTTTTCGGTTTCTGGACAAACTGAACGTGGCCAAGCAGCGTTTGCAGAGCTCTGCAAACCCGAATCCCCAGTTGTTGTGGGAGGAGTTGCTGCTGGACTGGCAGGCGTTGTTTGCCGCCAGTCGCTGA
- a CDS encoding PilZ domain-containing protein encodes MDNYGAGVRNGILNLKLKEQQDLYRAYMPFVEHGGLFIPTKKEYMLGDEVFVLLDLIDESERIPVTGKVIWVTPKGMGGNRNQGVGLKLDSKHDDLMKKIEAHLAGMLDSDKPTATM; translated from the coding sequence ATGGATAATTACGGTGCCGGGGTTAGAAACGGTATTCTTAATCTCAAGCTGAAAGAGCAACAGGATCTCTACCGGGCCTATATGCCTTTTGTCGAACATGGCGGGCTTTTTATTCCAACCAAGAAAGAATACATGTTGGGTGACGAGGTATTTGTACTGCTGGATTTAATCGATGAAAGTGAACGCATTCCGGTGACTGGTAAAGTGATCTGGGTAACGCCAAAAGGTATGGGGGGCAATCGCAATCAGGGTGTTGGGTTAAAGCTCGACAGTAAACACGATGATCTGATGAAGAAAATTGAAGCCCATTTGGCAGGCATGCTTGACTCGGATAAGCCTACAGCAACAATGTAA
- a CDS encoding TatD family hydrolase, which translates to MLVDSHCHLDHLKLENYNGSLDLLLEAARNRGITQFLSVGVNLEKSRKLIDLAEQYPDVSVSIGVHPLQQNLPPLPEIEELLALGGHQQVMAIGETGLDNFYSADTLDWQRESFIRHLKVADQLNKPVIVHTREARKETLDILRDHVNTNSAGVLHCFTETLEMAQAAMELNFYISFSGIITFNNASELRDVVKHIPIDRILVETDSPWLAPVPFRGKQNEPQYVLEVAQCVADIKGLSLQEVAEATSHNFNQLFSA; encoded by the coding sequence ATGTTAGTGGATTCCCACTGCCATCTGGATCACCTGAAACTCGAAAACTACAACGGTTCCCTTGATTTACTTCTGGAGGCCGCCAGGAATAGGGGAATTACCCAGTTTTTGAGTGTTGGTGTGAACCTCGAAAAATCCCGTAAGTTAATAGACTTGGCCGAGCAGTATCCTGATGTTAGCGTTTCCATTGGGGTTCATCCTCTCCAGCAAAATTTGCCACCATTGCCTGAAATTGAAGAATTGTTGGCTTTGGGAGGCCATCAGCAAGTCATGGCTATTGGTGAAACCGGGCTAGACAATTTCTACAGTGCTGACACCCTGGATTGGCAGCGTGAAAGCTTTATTCGTCATCTGAAAGTTGCCGATCAGCTCAACAAGCCGGTTATTGTTCATACTCGCGAAGCCAGAAAGGAAACACTTGATATTCTTCGTGATCATGTGAATACCAACTCTGCTGGCGTTCTGCACTGCTTCACCGAAACATTAGAGATGGCCCAAGCCGCCATGGAGTTGAATTTTTATATTTCCTTTTCAGGGATTATTACTTTCAATAATGCCAGCGAATTACGCGATGTTGTTAAACACATACCTATAGACCGGATTCTTGTAGAAACAGATTCGCCCTGGCTCGCGCCGGTTCCTTTTCGTGGCAAACAAAATGAACCGCAATATGTGTTGGAAGTCGCGCAATGTGTGGCAGATATTAAAGGTCTGAGCCTGCAAGAAGTTGCCGAAGCTACCTCTCACAACTTCAATCAGTTATTCTCAGCCTGA
- a CDS encoding glucose 1-dehydrogenase has protein sequence MKRVEGKVAIVTGAAQGMGAAFASRFIEEGAKVVLTDIAEQKGQNLADSLGANAVFIKHDVSSEKDWNKVVEHARSTFGDIDVLVNCAGILSLGSLETVDEAEFRRVMDINLVSVFLGMKAVFASMRAAGGGSIINISSISGLVAVPSSSSYTASKFAVRGLTKAAAVDYGQYGIRVNSVHPGYIDTAMLEGILSEQEASENSLLHRMGKPDDIANMVLFLASDESSFATGSEFVVDGGFSSSRGAGTGTD, from the coding sequence ATGAAAAGAGTAGAAGGAAAAGTCGCTATTGTTACTGGCGCAGCCCAGGGAATGGGGGCAGCGTTTGCCTCCCGCTTTATCGAAGAAGGGGCGAAAGTTGTTCTGACCGATATTGCTGAACAAAAAGGTCAAAATTTAGCCGACAGCCTTGGCGCTAACGCTGTTTTTATAAAGCACGATGTTAGTAGTGAAAAAGATTGGAACAAGGTTGTTGAGCATGCCCGGTCAACCTTCGGCGACATTGATGTGCTCGTCAATTGTGCCGGGATACTGTCCCTGGGTTCGCTGGAAACCGTTGACGAAGCTGAATTTCGCCGTGTGATGGATATTAACTTGGTCTCTGTATTTCTGGGTATGAAAGCTGTGTTCGCCTCCATGCGTGCAGCAGGTGGTGGTTCAATCATTAATATTTCTTCGATTTCAGGTCTGGTTGCTGTGCCCAGCTCTTCCAGTTATACCGCTTCGAAATTTGCTGTTCGTGGGCTTACCAAAGCTGCGGCGGTAGATTATGGCCAATACGGCATTCGCGTGAACTCTGTCCACCCCGGTTATATTGATACGGCTATGCTTGAAGGTATACTTTCCGAGCAAGAGGCAAGTGAAAACTCATTGCTACATCGCATGGGTAAGCCGGACGATATTGCCAATATGGTTCTTTTCCTGGCATCTGATGAATCAAGCTTTGCGACGGGTTCAGAGTTCGTTGTGGATGGCGGCTTTAGCTCAAGCAGAGGCGCAGGAACGGGTACTGACTAG
- a CDS encoding catalase, whose product MKKLTTAAGCPVANNQNVKTAGPRGPQLLEDVWFLEKLAHFDREVVPERRMHAKGSAAYGTFTVTGDITQYTRAKIFSQLGKETELFARFTTVAGERGAADAERDIRGFAIKFYTEEGNWDLVGNNTPVFFLRDPLKFPDLNHAVKRDPRTNMRSAQNNWDFWTSLPEALHQVTIVMSDRGIPATYRHMHGFGSHTFSMINANNERVWVKFHFKSNQGIKNLTDQEAEAVIGKDRESHQADLYNAIETGEYPSWVLSIQVMTEEQAENSPFNPFDLTKVWPHSDYPLIEVGTMELNRNPENFFAEVEQSAFNPASIVPGISFSPDKMLQGRLFSYGDAQRYRLGVNHHQIPVNAPRCPVNSYHRDGSMRVDGNYGSTIGYEPNSQGVWAEQPDFSEPPLSLSGAAAHWDHREDEDYYSQPGQLFRLMSDKQKQALFDNTAASISGASVDVQKRHIANCLKADTDYGAGVANALGIKLTTLNQ is encoded by the coding sequence ATGAAAAAGTTAACAACAGCAGCAGGTTGCCCTGTCGCCAACAACCAAAATGTCAAAACGGCGGGCCCTAGAGGACCTCAATTGCTTGAAGATGTCTGGTTTCTTGAAAAGCTGGCACACTTTGATCGCGAAGTTGTCCCCGAACGTCGAATGCATGCAAAAGGCTCAGCTGCCTATGGTACGTTCACGGTAACAGGCGATATTACCCAGTACACGCGAGCAAAAATATTTTCTCAGCTGGGCAAAGAAACCGAACTCTTTGCACGTTTTACCACTGTCGCGGGCGAACGCGGTGCGGCTGACGCCGAGCGAGATATTCGCGGATTTGCTATTAAGTTTTATACCGAAGAGGGCAACTGGGATCTGGTAGGAAACAATACCCCCGTGTTCTTTCTCCGCGACCCATTAAAATTCCCTGATCTTAATCACGCTGTGAAACGGGATCCGAGAACAAATATGCGCAGTGCGCAGAATAACTGGGATTTCTGGACATCGCTTCCTGAAGCGCTACATCAGGTTACCATCGTGATGAGCGATAGGGGAATACCGGCCACGTATCGTCATATGCATGGATTCGGTAGTCATACATTCAGTATGATCAATGCCAACAATGAACGTGTATGGGTAAAATTTCACTTCAAATCCAACCAGGGCATTAAAAACCTGACAGACCAGGAAGCAGAAGCCGTTATAGGGAAAGACCGCGAAAGCCACCAGGCTGACTTATACAATGCCATTGAGACGGGAGAATATCCTTCCTGGGTACTGAGTATTCAGGTTATGACTGAAGAGCAAGCTGAGAACTCTCCGTTCAATCCTTTTGACTTAACCAAAGTTTGGCCACACAGCGATTACCCTTTAATTGAAGTCGGCACTATGGAGCTCAATCGAAACCCTGAAAACTTCTTTGCAGAAGTAGAGCAATCCGCATTTAACCCAGCCAGTATCGTACCGGGAATCAGTTTCTCTCCCGACAAAATGCTTCAGGGCCGCTTGTTTTCGTATGGTGATGCACAGCGCTACCGCTTGGGTGTTAATCATCATCAAATACCGGTAAATGCGCCACGATGTCCGGTTAACAGCTACCACCGCGATGGCTCAATGCGAGTTGACGGTAACTACGGTAGTACCATTGGCTACGAACCTAATAGCCAGGGAGTGTGGGCTGAACAGCCTGATTTCTCAGAGCCACCGTTATCGCTATCCGGAGCGGCGGCACATTGGGATCATCGCGAAGACGAGGATTACTATTCTCAACCCGGGCAGTTATTCAGGTTGATGTCAGACAAGCAAAAGCAGGCGCTGTTTGATAACACGGCTGCGTCTATAAGTGGGGCGAGTGTTGATGTTCAGAAACGGCATATCGCCAACTGTTTAAAAGCTGACACCGATTACGGTGCCGGTGTGGCAAACGCTCTCGGCATAAAGCTTACTACGCTTAACCAGTAA